The following proteins come from a genomic window of Gynuella sunshinyii YC6258:
- a CDS encoding ROK family transcriptional regulator: MSDLTGSNAEQAAEHNRAVVLQAIYRNAPISRTELAQQAGLTKQAITRIVDRLLDEGLVMEARRRQGQRGQPAIELEIDPEGVYAIGANIDRDHLTVIAMDATGTVRGRIHHEKRFILPDEFSALMEDAISSFSRRRIVDEARLAGIGLAIPDWLGEIPVIGRPTSYSQWNDFEVRKTLETMTSHPVFIDNDANCAAMGELEYGLGTEISSFFYILANACLGGGLILNGRQHQGTTGLNGEVGWLPILTDEGPAAGQIRPLGEQFSLFLLYDHLARHGIQASKPADLLKLDSQGNQLISRWLRQISLKLAEAILHIGLIVDPAAIVIGGRFPVKLMDELVVYLHEALADYGTELPSLHRAVSSEDAAALGAATMPLAHAFNLSSAQSIQLTRVPLTSS, from the coding sequence TTGTCAGATCTGACCGGATCAAACGCTGAACAAGCGGCCGAACACAACAGGGCCGTGGTGTTACAGGCCATTTATCGCAATGCACCGATTTCCCGAACGGAACTGGCCCAGCAGGCCGGTCTTACCAAGCAGGCGATCACCCGGATCGTTGACCGCCTGCTTGATGAAGGACTGGTTATGGAAGCCCGGCGCCGACAAGGTCAGCGCGGGCAACCCGCCATCGAGCTGGAAATTGACCCCGAAGGGGTTTATGCCATAGGTGCCAACATCGATCGTGATCATCTGACCGTGATCGCGATGGATGCTACCGGCACCGTCCGTGGCAGAATTCATCACGAAAAACGCTTCATACTACCCGACGAATTCTCCGCGCTGATGGAAGATGCCATTTCCTCGTTCAGCCGCCGCCGGATCGTCGACGAAGCACGACTCGCGGGTATCGGTCTGGCCATTCCCGACTGGCTCGGCGAAATTCCGGTGATTGGCAGGCCGACGAGTTACAGCCAGTGGAATGATTTTGAGGTTCGTAAAACCCTCGAAACCATGACCAGCCACCCGGTGTTTATCGACAACGATGCCAACTGCGCCGCCATGGGAGAACTGGAGTACGGCCTGGGCACGGAGATTTCCAGTTTCTTTTATATTCTTGCCAATGCCTGTCTCGGCGGCGGACTGATTCTCAATGGCCGTCAGCATCAGGGAACGACCGGCCTGAATGGCGAGGTTGGCTGGCTGCCGATTCTCACCGATGAAGGACCGGCAGCCGGTCAGATCCGTCCCCTTGGCGAGCAGTTTTCTCTGTTTCTGTTGTACGATCATCTGGCCCGGCACGGCATACAGGCCAGCAAGCCGGCGGACCTTCTGAAACTGGACAGTCAGGGCAATCAACTGATCAGCCGCTGGCTGCGTCAGATCAGCCTCAAGCTGGCCGAAGCCATTTTACATATTGGTTTGATTGTGGATCCGGCAGCCATCGTCATTGGCGGCCGCTTTCCGGTAAAACTGATGGATGAACTGGTGGTTTACCTGCACGAAGCACTGGCTGACTACGGGACCGAACTGCCATCTCTGCATCGGGCGGTATCGTCTGAAGATGCGGCGGCGCTGGGTGCCGCCACCATGCCGCTGGCGCATGCGTTTAATCTGAGTTCGGCCCAGTCCATTCAGTTGACCAGGGTACCGCTGACCAGCAGTTAA
- a CDS encoding FecCD family ABC transporter permease encodes MLDSTLVAKAVSAQRHYEKRRWLVLSVLLFLLLLSFMLDIATGPSMLGLGDVADALLNMIGLPIDVLPTTEVIVTNLRLPIALMAVMVGGSLGVGGAEMQTLLNNPMASPYTLGMAAAAGFGAALMLYMGSLGLNSQIAVPVGAFVCCMLSASLLFGLAMMRHITSGQLILAGIALLFLFQSLLSLVQFVSSPELSQQILFWLFGSLTKATWSNVAITAAVVLVCIGMLMKDAWKLTALRLGEERAKSLGVNVARLRLKTLVIVAVMTATATSFVGIIGFIGIVAPNIARMLVGEDQRYFLPLSALVGAFLLSSASVLSKIIVPGALFPIGIVTAIIGVPFFFWLIIGKRR; translated from the coding sequence ATGTTAGATTCAACCCTTGTTGCCAAAGCGGTCAGCGCCCAGCGTCATTATGAAAAACGGCGCTGGTTGGTTTTGAGCGTATTGTTATTTTTATTATTACTCTCTTTTATGTTGGATATTGCCACCGGTCCTTCCATGCTTGGCCTGGGTGATGTGGCTGATGCTCTGTTGAATATGATCGGCTTGCCGATTGATGTTCTACCTACGACAGAAGTGATCGTTACCAATCTGCGTCTGCCGATTGCGCTGATGGCGGTCATGGTGGGTGGCTCGCTGGGAGTCGGAGGGGCAGAGATGCAGACATTGTTAAACAATCCGATGGCGAGTCCTTACACCCTTGGTATGGCTGCGGCCGCCGGATTTGGTGCGGCACTGATGCTGTACATGGGATCTCTGGGGCTGAACTCCCAAATTGCGGTTCCAGTGGGGGCTTTTGTCTGTTGCATGCTGTCGGCGAGTCTGTTATTCGGTCTCGCCATGATGCGGCACATTACCTCCGGACAACTGATCCTGGCCGGTATTGCTTTATTGTTCTTGTTTCAGTCTCTGTTGTCACTTGTGCAGTTTGTGTCTTCTCCAGAACTCAGTCAGCAGATTTTGTTTTGGTTGTTTGGCAGTTTAACCAAGGCGACATGGTCCAACGTGGCGATTACGGCGGCCGTGGTATTGGTGTGTATTGGCATGCTTATGAAGGATGCATGGAAATTGACCGCATTACGGTTAGGCGAAGAGCGTGCTAAAAGTTTGGGGGTTAATGTTGCGCGGTTGCGTCTCAAAACATTGGTGATTGTGGCGGTTATGACGGCAACTGCTACCAGCTTTGTGGGCATTATCGGTTTTATCGGTATTGTTGCGCCAAATATTGCGCGCATGTTAGTGGGTGAGGATCAGCGTTACTTCCTGCCGTTATCGGCATTGGTTGGAGCCTTTCTGCTATCCAGTGCATCGGTGTTATCAAAAATCATCGTACCGGGGGCTTTGTTCCCGATTGGTATTGTCACCGCCATCATTGGCGTACCGTTCTTCTTTTGGCTGATCATCGGCAAGAGGCGATAA
- a CDS encoding ABC transporter permease: MNKQFWLKHQKAIGPVVSLLVIILGTALLTPGFLKLQMIDGHLYGSLLDVLHRGTPTALVALGMAVVIGTKGIDLSVGAVIAICGAVAAVLTVNTDWPVIVVLLAAMGAGMACGLWNGFLVAVLGVQPIVATLILMVAGRGIAQMITGGQIVTFHSDTLNAIGNGFFLAVPIRVWIAIFIVAFTMFLMRKTALGMFIEAIGANARSSRLVGIEARTLVVIAYMFSGLCASIAGIILAADIRGADANNAGLWLELDAILAVVIAGGALSGGRIYLGLTMIGVLIIQTLTTAILTSGLPAQYNLIVKATIVLLVLLIQSPRTRQTISAYLARKGARKDV; the protein is encoded by the coding sequence ATGAACAAGCAGTTTTGGTTAAAGCATCAAAAGGCCATCGGACCTGTGGTGTCGTTGTTGGTCATCATTCTGGGAACAGCTCTGCTGACCCCCGGATTCTTAAAACTCCAGATGATAGACGGTCACTTATATGGCAGTCTGCTCGATGTACTTCATCGTGGTACACCCACCGCTCTCGTTGCTCTTGGCATGGCCGTGGTTATCGGCACTAAGGGTATTGATCTGTCTGTTGGTGCAGTCATTGCCATTTGCGGCGCTGTAGCGGCGGTATTGACCGTTAACACTGACTGGCCGGTCATCGTGGTGTTACTGGCAGCCATGGGCGCGGGTATGGCCTGTGGTTTATGGAATGGTTTTCTGGTTGCAGTACTGGGCGTACAGCCGATTGTTGCCACGCTGATATTGATGGTGGCCGGACGCGGTATCGCCCAGATGATCACCGGTGGACAGATTGTTACCTTCCATTCCGATACGCTCAATGCCATCGGCAACGGATTCTTTCTCGCTGTACCGATACGGGTCTGGATTGCCATCTTCATCGTTGCCTTTACCATGTTCCTGATGCGCAAGACGGCATTGGGAATGTTTATCGAAGCCATCGGTGCCAATGCCCGTTCAAGCCGCCTGGTCGGGATTGAAGCCCGGACCTTGGTGGTGATCGCCTATATGTTTTCCGGACTCTGTGCCTCAATCGCAGGCATCATTCTGGCGGCCGATATTCGCGGTGCTGATGCCAACAATGCCGGGCTCTGGCTGGAACTGGACGCCATTCTGGCAGTGGTTATCGCCGGGGGGGCCTTAAGTGGAGGGCGTATTTACCTGGGATTGACCATGATTGGGGTGCTTATTATTCAAACCCTGACTACTGCCATCCTCACCAGTGGTCTGCCGGCTCAATATAACCTGATCGTTAAAGCCACTATCGTGTTGCTGGTGTTGTTGATTCAGTCACCGCGCACCCGGCAGACGATCTCTGCTTACCTGGCCAGAAAAGGAGCGCGCAAAGATGTTTAA
- the hemG gene encoding menaquinone-dependent protoporphyrinogen IX dehydrogenase produces the protein MANILILYSTTDGHTAKICRHLQQVICSYGHSVTVKALAEQAGNQLTDFDRVVIAASIRYGHHAKEVYRFIRAHRDYLNQTHSAFCSVNLVARKPGKCQPEQNPYVRKFLRQISWQPHQVAIFAGKLDYPLYRFWDRQMIRLIMKMTGGPTAPDTVIEYTDWEAVTEFGRQLAR, from the coding sequence ATGGCCAACATCCTGATCCTGTATTCAACCACTGACGGACATACCGCCAAAATATGCCGGCACCTGCAGCAGGTGATCTGCTCATACGGGCATTCTGTCACTGTTAAGGCATTGGCCGAGCAAGCCGGAAACCAGCTGACTGACTTTGATCGCGTCGTTATTGCCGCCAGTATCCGTTATGGTCACCATGCTAAAGAAGTTTATCGTTTTATCCGTGCTCACCGGGATTATCTGAATCAGACTCACAGTGCATTCTGTTCGGTCAATCTGGTGGCACGCAAGCCCGGCAAATGTCAGCCCGAACAAAATCCTTATGTCCGCAAATTCCTGCGGCAGATTTCCTGGCAACCTCATCAGGTAGCAATATTTGCCGGTAAGCTGGATTATCCGCTGTACCGCTTCTGGGATCGACAGATGATCCGTCTCATCATGAAGATGACCGGTGGACCGACCGCACCGGATACGGTGATCGAGTATACCGACTGGGAGGCAGTGACTGAATTTGGCCGGCAGCTGGCCCGGTGA
- a CDS encoding HEPN domain-containing protein yields MKTSLDHLPSDKQQQLRHAVEIIVQAVKPSMLILFGSYARGDWVDHLEEDRVHYRYQSDMDILAIAKNGALARKIESKRSLSNQLMREVKTPVSLIAEEISFVNAQLAKGQYFYADIYREGILLHDTGKLALVEPKELSLPERKMEAQRHFDHWLSAASNQQAYYQFAISRGDNGKAAFELHQVTEKLYSMILLVFTHYKPKLHDLEKLRILTDSIEPEFLSVFPQNTPFEQTCFELLRQAYVDSRYNPRYCITTEQLTWLAERIEHLQALAEKHCRAKIDSLG; encoded by the coding sequence ATGAAAACATCACTCGATCACCTCCCTTCGGATAAACAACAGCAACTGCGCCATGCGGTTGAGATCATCGTGCAAGCGGTTAAGCCCAGTATGCTGATTTTGTTCGGCAGCTATGCCCGTGGTGACTGGGTGGATCATCTCGAAGAGGACCGTGTCCATTACCGCTATCAAAGTGATATGGATATTCTCGCCATTGCCAAGAACGGTGCATTGGCGCGCAAGATTGAATCCAAACGGTCACTGAGCAATCAGTTGATGCGGGAAGTTAAAACGCCGGTCAGCCTGATTGCAGAAGAGATTTCATTTGTGAATGCCCAACTGGCCAAGGGCCAATATTTTTATGCCGATATCTATCGCGAGGGCATTTTGCTGCATGATACCGGTAAGCTGGCACTGGTGGAGCCGAAAGAACTGTCTCTGCCCGAACGGAAAATGGAGGCGCAAAGGCATTTTGATCATTGGCTCAGTGCGGCAAGTAACCAACAAGCTTATTATCAGTTTGCCATCTCCAGAGGTGATAATGGCAAAGCCGCTTTTGAATTACATCAGGTCACCGAAAAACTGTATTCAATGATTCTGCTGGTGTTTACTCATTACAAACCAAAACTCCATGATCTGGAAAAACTCCGTATATTAACCGACAGTATCGAGCCCGAATTTTTATCAGTATTTCCGCAAAACACTCCATTTGAGCAAACCTGCTTTGAGTTATTGCGGCAAGCCTATGTGGACTCGCGCTACAACCCCAGGTATTGCATTACCACCGAACAACTGACTTGGCTGGCGGAGCGGATCGAGCACCTGCAAGCATTGGCGGAAAAACATTGTCGGGCCAAGATTGACAGCCTGGGTTGA
- the yjfF gene encoding galactofuranose ABC transporter, permease protein YjfF encodes MFNERSLPMLATLVVFFVLYGYGFVEYKGFRDSLVLTNLLTDNAFLIVTAVGMTFVILSGGIDLSVGSMIAFIGVLMASLITGFGMHPILAMIISLVVGTAFGAIMGYIIAHFEIQPFIVTLAGMFLFRGLAYLINLDAVPINHPFISDLADIYISVPGRGGLTFIAIVMLLAVAAGIIVARRTRFGMNVYALGGDTQSAELLGVPIKSTQIRIYALSGFFSSLSGVVFAIYTGSAYPLAAVGVELDAIAAVVIGGTLLTGGVGFVFGTFLGGLIQGVIQTLIAFDGTLNSWWTKIAVGGLLFLFIILQKVIVHWVRRYSGNRGSA; translated from the coding sequence ATGTTTAATGAACGTTCATTGCCCATGCTGGCAACTCTGGTGGTGTTTTTTGTGCTGTATGGTTATGGATTTGTGGAATACAAAGGTTTCCGCGACTCTCTGGTATTGACCAACCTGCTGACCGATAACGCGTTTCTGATTGTCACCGCCGTCGGCATGACTTTTGTCATTTTGTCTGGCGGTATCGATCTCTCCGTTGGTTCCATGATTGCGTTTATTGGTGTGCTCATGGCGTCACTGATCACCGGCTTTGGCATGCACCCGATTCTGGCGATGATCATTTCCCTGGTCGTCGGAACTGCTTTCGGTGCCATCATGGGATACATCATTGCGCATTTTGAGATACAGCCGTTTATTGTCACCCTGGCAGGCATGTTCCTGTTTCGTGGGCTGGCGTATCTGATCAATCTCGATGCTGTGCCAATTAACCATCCATTTATCTCTGATCTGGCGGACATATACATATCCGTTCCTGGACGCGGTGGTTTGACCTTTATTGCGATTGTCATGCTGCTGGCCGTGGCGGCGGGTATCATTGTTGCGCGTAGAACCCGTTTTGGTATGAACGTCTATGCTCTCGGAGGTGATACCCAGTCAGCCGAGCTTCTGGGTGTTCCGATTAAATCCACCCAGATCCGGATCTACGCACTGAGTGGTTTTTTCAGTTCCCTTTCCGGAGTGGTATTTGCGATTTATACCGGATCAGCCTATCCCCTGGCCGCCGTTGGTGTGGAACTCGATGCCATTGCTGCCGTGGTGATCGGTGGAACCCTGCTGACCGGTGGAGTCGGTTTTGTCTTCGGCACTTTCCTGGGTGGCCTGATTCAAGGTGTTATTCAAACCCTGATCGCCTTTGATGGAACCCTGAACAGCTGGTGGACCAAAATTGCCGTTGGTGGCCTGCTGTTCCTGTTCATCATCCTGCAAAAAGTCATTGTCCACTGGGTACGTCGTTACTCTGGTAACCGGGGATCAGCATAG
- a CDS encoding ABC transporter substrate-binding protein — protein MLKKLMALSAIVIASASLAAETTITDILGREVTFDAPAKRVIVGFYPEDYMAIGTEAAYDHVVGMSKYIWQARPANWEMYVKHRPSLDDIPAIGRVDTKTFSVEKVISLNPDLIMLADWQYKGLGSDIERLEDAGITVVVVDYNAQTLERHIKSTEIIGVITGQEKRAQQIAQEYAQNLKAIQERLEKTNLPKPKIYTEYGAAGINEIGYTFGKNMWGAISTSAGGDNISAPYIEWWGKLNPEQILAANPDIIVITGYESGSSEDSMIMGQGVDESLAKTRLAGFKQRNGWSTLSAVKNNRMFGAYHGACRTIFDGAMLQFYAKAMYPELFKDLNPEAAYLDFYKKYLPVTPSGTFMTGL, from the coding sequence ATGCTCAAGAAGTTGATGGCACTATCCGCTATCGTTATAGCCTCCGCGAGCCTTGCCGCAGAAACAACCATTACAGATATTCTGGGTCGTGAAGTCACATTCGACGCTCCAGCCAAACGGGTCATTGTCGGCTTTTACCCAGAAGACTACATGGCAATCGGTACAGAAGCTGCCTACGATCATGTCGTAGGTATGTCGAAATATATCTGGCAGGCGCGTCCTGCAAACTGGGAGATGTATGTTAAACATCGCCCATCACTTGATGATATTCCCGCTATCGGTCGTGTAGATACCAAAACGTTCTCCGTTGAAAAAGTCATATCCCTTAACCCGGATTTAATCATGCTCGCCGACTGGCAGTACAAAGGCCTGGGCAGCGATATCGAACGTCTGGAAGATGCCGGCATCACCGTCGTCGTCGTGGATTACAATGCACAGACACTGGAACGCCACATAAAAAGCACAGAAATTATAGGTGTCATTACCGGTCAAGAAAAACGTGCACAGCAAATTGCCCAGGAATACGCTCAAAATCTCAAAGCAATTCAAGAGCGCCTTGAAAAAACCAACTTACCCAAACCAAAAATCTATACTGAGTATGGAGCTGCGGGTATTAACGAAATCGGGTATACCTTCGGCAAAAACATGTGGGGCGCAATTTCCACCTCAGCGGGAGGGGACAATATATCTGCCCCGTATATTGAATGGTGGGGCAAACTCAACCCCGAACAAATTCTGGCCGCCAACCCGGATATTATTGTGATCACCGGATACGAATCCGGATCATCCGAAGACTCTATGATCATGGGACAAGGTGTTGACGAAAGTCTGGCCAAAACACGTTTGGCAGGCTTCAAACAACGTAATGGCTGGTCCACCCTGTCAGCGGTTAAAAACAATCGTATGTTTGGCGCCTATCACGGAGCCTGCCGTACCATCTTCGATGGTGCCATGCTCCAGTTTTATGCCAAAGCGATGTATCCGGAACTCTTTAAAGACCTCAACCCCGAAGCCGCCTATCTGGATTTTTATAAAAAATATCTTCCAGTCACTCCAAGCGGAACATTTATGACCGGCCTCTAA
- a CDS encoding ABC transporter ATP-binding protein — MLEVRNLSLAFDDLVLADNMNFCLQPGQTHVIIGPNGTGKSSLLKTLFGDIQPQRGEVVFAGQRLTKRTLNDWRKHFGYMPQDIRLDVGLSVLEVVLLGQLNALSLRLGDRLIEEALHALDQIGLLHLADRDVRTLSGGQCQMVLFAQALMRKPEILMLDEPVSALDLHFQQVLLDHLDQQTKQKHWVSLMILHDLNLAAQYADNLLVLKGGKLVAQGAPAEVLTPELVYEVYGVKADVQSDCMGVPFIRTQRSRVDDLAVYRGKRVVNEK, encoded by the coding sequence ATGTTGGAAGTCCGTAACCTGTCTCTGGCGTTTGATGATCTGGTGCTCGCCGATAATATGAACTTTTGTCTGCAACCAGGACAGACACATGTCATCATCGGCCCGAATGGAACCGGTAAAAGTTCTTTATTGAAGACCTTGTTTGGCGATATCCAACCCCAGCGGGGAGAAGTAGTATTTGCCGGTCAACGACTGACGAAACGAACGCTCAATGATTGGCGTAAACACTTTGGCTATATGCCCCAGGACATTCGTCTCGATGTCGGTTTGAGCGTACTTGAAGTGGTGTTGTTGGGACAACTCAATGCTCTGTCGTTGAGACTTGGAGACCGCTTGATAGAAGAAGCATTGCATGCGCTGGATCAGATAGGCCTGCTGCACCTGGCAGACAGAGATGTTCGCACTTTGAGTGGTGGTCAGTGTCAGATGGTCCTGTTTGCTCAGGCACTTATGCGTAAACCCGAAATTCTGATGCTGGATGAGCCGGTCAGCGCATTGGATCTTCACTTCCAGCAAGTCCTGCTGGATCACCTTGATCAGCAAACAAAACAGAAACACTGGGTATCCCTGATGATTCTTCATGATTTAAATCTGGCTGCGCAATATGCCGATAATTTACTGGTGTTAAAAGGTGGTAAACTGGTGGCGCAAGGGGCTCCGGCCGAGGTTTTGACGCCTGAGCTGGTGTATGAAGTTTATGGTGTCAAAGCAGATGTTCAGTCAGACTGTATGGGTGTGCCGTTCATCCGCACACAAAGATCCCGAGTGGATGATCTGGCGGTTTATCGCGGTAAACGAGTCGTTAACGAAAAATAA
- a CDS encoding MDR family MFS transporter — translation MNIKHLLADWRMLSVAGRVLVLNGFTFNLGFYMLLPYLADHLQRTLGLSPWHVGLVVGLRVLSQQGLFLVGGTLGDYLGYKRLILLGCLVRVAGFALLGIALNLPLLLLGAFLTGFAGALFTPSSSAYLAHEASDQNSRDRIFAMQNWAREAGMFMGPLLGISLVSASFAWVGIGAAIVFALLFLVQWRFLPELVEQQKRSASEQAFWRQWGSMLKNTSFMRFILFACAFQLFFHQLYLSLPHEVEARELGSQVITWVFMTSSIMGILLQLPLNRWATNSIGSARAMGLGLLLMGASFLFFLVSFDRWPAASFLLYGALFSFGSMLILPLLGSYVPKFCDKSELGSYYGLYSCLGGLAAFLGNVLIGWLLSLDALPRQWIWLGLAITGVFAGYGLYRHVSRLPNA, via the coding sequence ATGAATATAAAGCACTTACTAGCCGATTGGCGCATGTTGTCGGTAGCCGGCCGTGTTTTGGTATTAAACGGCTTCACCTTCAACCTTGGCTTCTACATGTTACTGCCGTATCTGGCAGATCATTTACAGCGGACTTTAGGGTTGAGCCCGTGGCACGTTGGCCTGGTCGTTGGTCTGCGGGTGTTAAGCCAGCAGGGCTTGTTTCTGGTCGGCGGGACACTGGGTGATTACCTTGGTTACAAACGTTTGATTTTGTTGGGCTGCCTGGTGCGGGTCGCAGGTTTTGCGTTATTGGGAATCGCCCTCAATCTGCCGTTACTGTTGTTGGGGGCATTTTTGACCGGATTCGCCGGGGCATTATTTACACCTTCCAGTAGTGCCTATCTTGCCCATGAGGCGTCAGATCAAAACAGCCGGGACCGCATTTTTGCGATGCAGAACTGGGCCCGGGAAGCGGGGATGTTTATGGGGCCATTGCTGGGTATTTCATTGGTCAGCGCGAGTTTTGCCTGGGTCGGCATTGGCGCAGCGATAGTGTTTGCGCTGTTATTTTTGGTGCAATGGCGCTTCCTGCCGGAGCTGGTTGAACAGCAGAAGCGTTCTGCCAGTGAGCAGGCCTTTTGGCGGCAGTGGGGGAGTATGTTGAAGAATACCTCCTTTATGCGCTTCATTTTGTTTGCCTGTGCTTTCCAGTTATTTTTTCACCAGTTGTATTTGTCGTTACCTCATGAAGTTGAAGCAAGAGAGCTTGGTTCACAGGTCATTACCTGGGTATTTATGACCTCATCCATTATGGGCATATTGTTGCAATTGCCACTGAACCGCTGGGCAACGAATTCGATTGGCAGCGCCAGAGCGATGGGGTTGGGTTTGTTATTGATGGGCGCATCCTTCCTCTTTTTTCTGGTCAGCTTTGACCGTTGGCCTGCGGCAAGTTTCTTATTATATGGCGCGTTATTCAGTTTCGGCTCCATGTTGATATTGCCTTTGCTGGGTTCGTACGTACCTAAATTTTGCGATAAATCAGAACTGGGCAGTTACTACGGTTTATATTCATGTCTGGGTGGCCTGGCAGCATTCCTGGGTAATGTACTGATTGGCTGGCTGCTGTCACTGGACGCGCTGCCAAGACAATGGATATGGCTGGGTCTGGCCATAACGGGTGTGTTTGCAGGATATGGTTTATATCGTCATGTAAGTCGCCTGCCCAACGCATAG
- a CDS encoding ROK family transcriptional regulator, producing the protein MNRLFGRRRQEKKAAQAEGPGYSHLDIANRNMRVVLEALRRAGPYSRQELSVLTGLTQTALTTILRKLQSAGYVDERRRQKQEGERYTQSEFLLNPDGALTIGVRVRSHHSELVLLDLCGHIRQHQYCMELPALIDGLKEFRQMAAEQGKCVGLGVVFDADVAVDFDLIRDAAGELPCYQRRDIGAAVMAEHLLGHHNTGDGAVLVVIDETVRAGLLVGGQPFEGFHGLAGRIGMMRTGRDRAQLNDILSIRTLQPLLPSSAWDLLSTLATTQFDWTPELEAWARNAAVHLLDATIAIAGFLAPGVILIGGDLPTQLIERLIQEMRAEQQDRKMSTWMPDIRAASFVHAGIAAGAAVLPFQERLLPYAGY; encoded by the coding sequence ATGAACAGACTGTTTGGTCGACGCCGACAGGAAAAAAAAGCCGCTCAGGCAGAAGGTCCCGGATACAGCCACCTGGATATTGCCAATCGCAACATGCGTGTTGTACTGGAGGCGTTACGCCGGGCCGGCCCTTATTCCCGTCAGGAGTTGTCGGTTTTGACCGGTCTGACCCAGACGGCACTCACCACGATTCTGCGCAAGCTGCAGTCAGCGGGTTACGTCGATGAGCGGCGCCGGCAAAAGCAGGAAGGCGAGCGCTATACGCAAAGTGAATTTCTACTCAATCCCGACGGTGCGCTCACTATTGGCGTCCGGGTACGATCCCATCACAGTGAACTGGTGCTGCTGGATTTATGCGGTCATATCCGGCAACACCAGTATTGTATGGAGTTACCAGCGTTGATCGACGGACTCAAAGAGTTTCGGCAGATGGCAGCGGAGCAGGGCAAGTGTGTTGGGTTGGGCGTGGTGTTTGATGCGGATGTGGCGGTCGACTTTGATCTGATCAGGGATGCTGCCGGCGAGTTACCCTGTTATCAGCGACGCGACATCGGTGCTGCAGTGATGGCCGAGCATCTTTTGGGACATCACAATACCGGTGATGGAGCCGTGCTGGTGGTGATCGATGAGACTGTTCGTGCCGGGTTGCTGGTTGGCGGGCAACCATTTGAGGGCTTTCACGGTCTGGCCGGTCGAATCGGCATGATGCGAACCGGCAGAGACCGGGCGCAGCTCAATGACATCCTGTCGATCCGGACCTTGCAGCCGTTGTTGCCTTCATCTGCCTGGGATCTGTTGAGTACATTGGCCACCACGCAGTTCGACTGGACACCTGAGTTGGAAGCGTGGGCCCGTAACGCGGCGGTGCATCTGCTGGATGCCACCATTGCCATTGCCGGGTTTCTGGCACCGGGGGTGATTCTGATTGGTGGTGATCTGCCGACTCAACTGATTGAACGATTGATACAGGAAATGCGGGCCGAGCAGCAGGATCGAAAAATGTCCACCTGGATGCCGGATATTCGTGCGGCCAGTTTCGTTCATGCCGGAATCGCCGCCGGAGCAGCCGTGCTGCCGTTTCAGGAACGACTGTTGCCTTACGCCGGTTATTGA